The Rhododendron vialii isolate Sample 1 chromosome 8a, ASM3025357v1 genome has a window encoding:
- the LOC131298091 gene encoding octanoyltransferase LIP2p, chloroplastic-like, with product MIVVPTLSLASIQGFPTRKDSERLYKSRPYHVLLQCSRVSDFKASEATSITCGQKRRCGCYDMHNVLVPYSVAWSWQKSIVKERKTLVEINQDLCDSLIVLQHHPVYTLGTGSSEDYVNFDLKDAPYDVYRTERGGEVTYHGPGQLVMYPILNLRYHEMDLHWYFRALEEVVIRVLFSTFSIKASRVEGMTGVWVGDQKLAAIGIRVSQWIAYHGLALNVTTDLTPFQKIVPCGIHDRGVGSIKGLLREHSLSKGAGMHHMEDSQLLDITHKSLVKEFSEVFQVELQQKAISELVFSKG from the exons ATGATTGTTGTGCCAACTCTCAGTTTGGCCTCTATTCAAGGATTCCCAACCAGAAAAGATTCGGAGAGATTGTATAAATCTCGTCCCTACCATGTCTTGTTGCAATGTAGTCGAGTCTCAGATTTCAAAGCATCGGAAGCTACTTCGATAACCTGTGGACAGAAAAGAAG GTGTGGCTGCTATGATATGCACAATGTGCTAGTTCCTTACTCTGTAGCATGGTCTTGGCAGAAGTCCATAGTTAAGGAGAGGAAGACACTAGTCGAAATAAACCAAGACCTTTGTGACTCACTGATTGTTTTACAACATCACCCAGTTTATACATTGGGTACTGGTAGTTCAGAAGACTACGTGAATTTTGACTTAAAGGACGCTCCTTATGATGTTTACCGAACGGAACGTGGTGGTGAAGTTACATACCATGGGCCTGGCCAG CTAGTAATGTACCCCATTCTCAATCTCCGCTACCACGAGATGGATCTTCATTGGTACTTTAGGGCACTTGAAGAGGTGGTTATTCGTGTTCTTTTCTCAACATTTTCTATCAAGGCTTCCCGGGTTGAGGGTATGACTGGTGTTTGGGTTG GAGATCAGAAATTAGCTGCTATTGGCATACGAGTATCGCAATGGATAGCATATCATGGCTTAGCACTTAATGTCACCACTGATCTAACTCCCTTTCAAAAGATAGTTCCATGTGGGATACACGACCGTGGTGTTGGAAGCATAAAGGGATTGCTAAGAGAACATTCGTTGTCCAAAGGAGCTGGAATGCATCATATGGAGGACAGCCAACTGCTTGATATCACTCACAAATCATTGGTCAAGGAGTTTTCTGAAGTATTTCAAGTTGAACTCCAACAAAAGGCAATCTCTGAATTGGTGTTCTCAAAGGGGTAA